The proteins below are encoded in one region of Paenarthrobacter ilicis:
- a CDS encoding GNAT family N-acetyltransferase produces the protein MTSLAEFWPPFGLTLSTPRLTLRAILDEDIPAAVEAARSGIHPPGKSPFSRPWAEMPAEKLAPNMAQWYWRCRGNFTPEEWTLLLAVWHEDEFLGVQDIAAKNFAALKTVGTGSWLKQSAQGRGFGKEMRAAVVSFAFDYLDAEVAESEAAVWNSQSLGVSASLGYQPNGIVRDGWGDTVQEVQKVRLTPATFKRPDWTLTVQGHRELKSYLGLRGPVTGPVRD, from the coding sequence ATGACCTCTTTGGCAGAATTCTGGCCCCCGTTCGGACTCACTCTCAGTACCCCCAGGCTGACGCTCCGGGCCATCCTGGATGAGGACATTCCCGCTGCGGTGGAGGCGGCCCGTTCCGGGATCCACCCGCCCGGCAAGAGCCCATTCAGCAGGCCGTGGGCCGAGATGCCCGCGGAAAAGCTGGCCCCCAACATGGCCCAGTGGTACTGGCGTTGCCGTGGCAACTTCACGCCGGAGGAATGGACCCTCCTCCTGGCAGTGTGGCATGAGGACGAATTCCTGGGAGTCCAGGACATTGCAGCCAAGAACTTCGCTGCCCTCAAAACAGTAGGTACCGGATCCTGGCTCAAGCAGTCCGCGCAGGGGCGGGGGTTCGGCAAGGAGATGCGTGCCGCCGTCGTAAGTTTTGCTTTCGACTACCTGGACGCCGAGGTGGCCGAATCGGAGGCTGCCGTGTGGAACTCCCAGTCCCTGGGGGTCTCCGCCAGCCTCGGCTACCAGCCCAACGGCATCGTCCGCGACGGCTGGGGGGACACCGTCCAGGAAGTCCAGAAGGTCCGCCTGACGCCCGCCACGTTCAAACGCCCCGACTGGACCCTCACAGTCCAAGGCCACCGGGAACTGAAGTCCTACCTGGGACTGCGAGGGCCCGTGACGGGTCCAGTCAGGGACTAG
- a CDS encoding carbonic anhydrase, with the protein MPTNLTPALAWERLREGNERFVSGESRHPNQDASRRSSLLEGQNPFAVIFGCADSRLAAEIIFDLGLGDAFVVRTAGQVIDDAVLGSLEYSISELQVPLIAILGHDSCGAVTATKAAVETGDMPPGFIRDLVERITPSVLTAKRNGQEDVNDMVVEHVKQTAERLADSSRVISDAIDEGRVAVIGLSYKLGEGQAALVSAIGEV; encoded by the coding sequence GTGCCTACTAACCTGACTCCAGCCCTGGCGTGGGAACGCCTCCGTGAGGGCAACGAACGTTTTGTTTCCGGCGAATCGCGCCATCCCAACCAGGATGCGTCCCGCCGATCGTCGCTCCTTGAGGGCCAGAATCCCTTCGCGGTGATCTTTGGCTGCGCGGATTCACGCCTGGCGGCTGAAATCATTTTCGACCTCGGCCTGGGCGACGCTTTTGTGGTCCGCACGGCCGGGCAGGTGATTGACGACGCCGTCCTGGGTTCGCTTGAGTACAGCATCAGCGAACTCCAGGTCCCCCTGATCGCCATCCTTGGCCACGACAGTTGCGGCGCAGTGACGGCCACCAAGGCTGCAGTGGAAACAGGTGACATGCCGCCGGGCTTCATCCGTGACCTCGTTGAGCGCATCACCCCCTCGGTTCTTACGGCCAAGCGCAATGGCCAGGAGGACGTCAATGACATGGTGGTGGAGCACGTCAAGCAGACGGCTGAACGCCTGGCGGACAGCTCGCGTGTGATTTCGGACGCCATTGACGAAGGCCGCGTGGCTGTCATTGGCCTCTCCTACAAGCTCGGCGAGGGCCAGGCGGCCCTTGTTTCCGCGATCGGCGAGGTTTAG
- a CDS encoding TetR/AcrR family transcriptional regulator — MSNSANIDGGLRERKRAATRTAITAVARSMTAEHGLNGFTVEEVCEAAGISRRTFFNYFHSKEDAVIGSFSDELPADALEEFNQNPSRTPDSISGTLLAALHVLTVTLMERSSISRTEVRQFIAAVTAEPQLLARLTLEGEARERQFAALVAAREGLDPGHPEVMTATAMFGAVSKKTAQQFFSEDNTRSYRGILEQNLNAARKLFAQPLATSHQLGPNPLETSKDPA; from the coding sequence GTGAGCAATAGTGCAAATATCGACGGCGGCCTCCGCGAGCGCAAGCGGGCTGCCACGCGGACGGCGATCACCGCCGTCGCGCGTTCCATGACCGCTGAGCATGGGCTCAACGGCTTCACGGTTGAGGAAGTCTGCGAAGCGGCGGGAATTTCGCGCCGGACCTTCTTCAACTACTTCCATTCCAAGGAAGACGCTGTGATCGGCTCGTTTTCCGACGAGTTGCCCGCGGATGCGCTGGAGGAATTCAACCAGAACCCCTCCCGCACGCCGGACAGCATTTCCGGAACACTCCTTGCTGCCCTGCATGTCCTCACGGTCACCCTGATGGAGCGTTCTTCCATCAGCCGCACCGAGGTGCGGCAGTTCATTGCAGCCGTTACGGCCGAACCCCAGCTCCTGGCGCGGCTCACGCTTGAAGGTGAGGCCCGCGAGCGCCAGTTCGCAGCGCTGGTTGCCGCCCGCGAAGGGCTGGACCCTGGGCATCCCGAGGTCATGACCGCCACCGCCATGTTCGGGGCTGTCTCGAAGAAGACGGCACAGCAGTTCTTCTCAGAGGACAACACCCGCTCCTACCGCGGAATTCTGGAGCAGAACCTCAACGCCGCACGCAAACTCTTTGCCCAGCCCCTGGCCACGAGCCACCAACTGGGACCCAACCCCCTTGAAACCTCGAAGGACCCCGCATGA
- a CDS encoding prepilin peptidase, producing the protein MIQRLSGLWTAAPVAFWLLSAACLYYVVMAVRLSVIDLRSHLLPNRIVLPSYVVAGVLLISAAVAAAMSGADPALGAAWAGVPGLGIPAGGVGLWLAYFVLHLIHPPGMGFGDVKLAGVLGMYLGCLGWPHVLAGTFAAFLLGGVWSVGILALGRGTLRTAIPFGPFMLIGAGAAMVLLPA; encoded by the coding sequence GTGATTCAACGACTATCCGGGCTCTGGACTGCAGCCCCCGTGGCCTTTTGGCTGCTCAGCGCTGCTTGCTTGTACTACGTGGTGATGGCGGTCAGGCTGTCCGTCATTGACCTCCGGAGCCACTTGCTGCCCAACCGCATCGTGTTGCCCTCCTACGTTGTGGCCGGCGTGCTGCTGATCTCTGCTGCAGTGGCCGCAGCCATGTCCGGCGCAGACCCGGCGCTCGGTGCGGCGTGGGCCGGGGTGCCCGGGCTGGGCATCCCGGCCGGGGGCGTCGGGCTGTGGCTCGCCTACTTTGTGCTGCACCTCATCCATCCACCGGGAATGGGGTTCGGCGACGTGAAGCTGGCCGGTGTGCTCGGAATGTATCTGGGTTGTCTTGGCTGGCCCCATGTCCTGGCCGGCACGTTCGCGGCGTTCCTGCTGGGTGGGGTGTGGAGCGTGGGAATCCTTGCCCTTGGCCGGGGCACCCTGCGAACGGCGATTCCCTTTGGCCCCTTCATGCTGATCGGAGCCGGCGCGGCCATGGTGCTGCTGCCTGCGTGA
- a CDS encoding class II fumarate hydratase gives MTSTTEFRIEHDTMGEVRVPVNALYRAQTQRAVENFPISGKTLERTHIEALARVKKAAALANAELGVLDGELAEAIAAAADEVATGKYDGDFPIDVFQTGSGTSSNMNTNEVIAELASRALATAGSDKVVHPNDHVNASQSSNDVFPTSVHVAATSALINDLIPALEYLAASLDRKAVEFKDVVKSGRTHLMDATPVMLGQEFGGYAAQVRYGIERINAALPRVAEVPLGGTAVGTGINTPAGFPERVIELLAADTGLPLTEARDHFEAQANRDGLIEGSSQLRNIAISFMKINNDLRWMGSGPNTGLGEIAIPDLQPGSSIMPGKVNPVICESSIMACAQVIGNDTTIAWSGTNGAFELNVGIPVMAANLLESIRLLANTSRVMADKMIDGITANVERARFLAEASPSIVTPLNKYIGYENAAKIAKIAVKEGLTIRQATEKLGFVGDGEGQVSEADLDKALDVTTMTAPAHKA, from the coding sequence ATGACTTCCACCACTGAGTTCCGTATTGAACATGACACGATGGGCGAAGTTCGCGTCCCCGTGAACGCCCTGTACCGCGCCCAGACGCAGCGAGCCGTGGAGAACTTTCCCATCTCCGGAAAAACGCTTGAGCGCACCCACATTGAAGCCCTTGCCCGCGTCAAGAAGGCCGCAGCCCTGGCGAATGCCGAACTGGGGGTGCTCGATGGTGAGCTCGCCGAGGCAATCGCCGCAGCTGCCGACGAGGTAGCAACCGGTAAGTACGACGGCGACTTCCCGATTGACGTCTTCCAGACCGGCTCCGGCACTTCCTCCAACATGAACACCAACGAGGTCATCGCCGAGCTCGCATCCCGCGCCCTCGCAACTGCCGGGAGCGACAAAGTTGTCCACCCGAACGATCACGTGAACGCATCGCAGTCCTCCAACGATGTCTTCCCCACCTCCGTCCACGTGGCAGCCACCTCGGCCCTGATCAACGATCTGATCCCGGCTTTGGAGTACTTGGCAGCTTCCCTGGACCGCAAGGCCGTGGAATTCAAGGACGTCGTCAAGTCAGGCCGTACCCACCTCATGGATGCCACGCCCGTGATGTTGGGCCAGGAATTCGGTGGCTACGCCGCGCAGGTCCGCTACGGCATTGAGCGCATCAACGCCGCACTCCCCCGCGTTGCCGAAGTTCCCCTGGGCGGCACCGCCGTAGGCACGGGCATCAACACCCCGGCCGGCTTCCCGGAGCGCGTGATTGAACTCCTTGCCGCCGACACCGGGCTGCCCTTGACGGAGGCCCGCGACCACTTCGAAGCGCAGGCAAACCGCGACGGCCTCATCGAGGGCTCAAGCCAGCTCCGTAACATCGCGATCTCCTTCATGAAGATCAACAACGACCTCCGCTGGATGGGTTCGGGCCCCAACACGGGTCTTGGCGAGATCGCCATCCCCGACCTCCAGCCGGGCTCCTCCATCATGCCGGGCAAGGTCAACCCGGTCATCTGCGAATCGTCCATCATGGCCTGCGCACAGGTGATCGGCAACGACACCACCATCGCGTGGTCCGGCACCAACGGCGCCTTTGAGCTCAACGTCGGCATCCCCGTCATGGCCGCCAACCTGCTCGAGTCCATCCGCCTGCTGGCGAACACCAGCCGTGTCATGGCCGACAAGATGATCGACGGCATCACCGCCAACGTTGAGCGCGCACGCTTCCTGGCTGAAGCTTCGCCGTCCATCGTGACCCCGCTGAACAAGTACATCGGGTACGAGAATGCGGCAAAGATCGCCAAGATCGCCGTCAAGGAAGGCCTGACCATCCGCCAGGCCACCGAGAAGCTTGGCTTCGTCGGCGACGGCGAAGGCCAGGTTTCCGAGGCTGACCTCGACAAGGCCTTGGACGTCACCACCATGACGGCCCCGGCCCACAAGGCCTAG
- a CDS encoding MDR family MFS transporter: MSTLSKAAEPLLLTQKRIWIIFSALIAGMLLSSLDQTIVSTAMPTIVGKLGGVEHQAWITTAYLLATTIVMPIYGKFGDILGRRNLFLVAIALFTLASVGCAFATDFWGFVIFRAIQGLGGGGLMILSQAIIADIVPAKERGKYMGPLGAIFGLSAVAGPLLGGFFVDHLTWEWAFYINIPIGIAAFITAWFTLTLPNKKAEKKIDILGVLFLSAATTCLIFFTDFGGKKDEGWDSPLTWAFGAGMVLAAVLFVMTERRAEDPIIPLSLFKNPIFINATAIGFTLGLGMFAAIAFVPTFLQMSSGTSAAESGLLMLPMMVGLMGTSIYSGIRISKTGKYKMFPILGASLTIAAMLWLTTLTAATPIWVICVQLFIFGAGLGLIMQVIVLVVQNSVPADQIGTATSTNNYFREVGASLGVAVFGAIFTNRLAESLTSAFTGAGASAEQASQSTSTLDPQALAQMPEQLRDAIVNAYANSLAPVFWYLVPFIAIALILAITLKQIPLSDTAGMVARGEAVGGEEAVRLEAERLEAARIDADGLETDRPEADRLAGSER; the protein is encoded by the coding sequence ATGAGCACATTATCCAAAGCGGCAGAGCCACTGCTGCTGACCCAGAAACGCATCTGGATCATCTTCTCCGCGCTGATCGCCGGCATGCTCTTGTCCAGCCTGGACCAGACAATCGTCTCCACGGCCATGCCCACCATCGTGGGCAAGCTGGGAGGCGTGGAGCACCAGGCCTGGATCACCACCGCCTACTTGCTGGCAACCACCATCGTGATGCCCATTTACGGCAAGTTCGGTGACATCCTTGGCCGGCGCAACCTCTTCCTGGTGGCCATCGCCCTCTTCACCCTTGCGTCCGTGGGCTGCGCATTCGCCACGGATTTCTGGGGCTTCGTGATCTTCCGTGCCATCCAGGGCCTGGGCGGCGGTGGCTTGATGATCCTCAGCCAGGCCATCATTGCTGACATTGTTCCCGCCAAGGAACGCGGCAAGTACATGGGACCGCTGGGGGCCATCTTCGGTCTCTCCGCAGTAGCCGGCCCCCTCCTGGGTGGCTTCTTCGTGGATCACCTCACGTGGGAATGGGCCTTCTACATCAACATCCCCATTGGCATCGCGGCCTTCATCACCGCCTGGTTCACCCTGACGTTGCCCAACAAGAAGGCCGAAAAGAAGATCGACATCCTCGGTGTCCTGTTCCTTTCGGCCGCCACCACCTGCCTGATCTTCTTCACCGACTTTGGCGGCAAGAAGGATGAAGGCTGGGATTCCCCACTGACCTGGGCGTTCGGCGCCGGCATGGTCCTGGCTGCGGTTCTCTTTGTGATGACCGAACGGCGCGCAGAGGACCCCATCATTCCCCTGAGCCTGTTCAAGAACCCCATCTTCATCAACGCAACGGCCATCGGTTTCACCCTGGGCCTGGGCATGTTCGCAGCAATCGCCTTCGTGCCCACCTTCCTGCAGATGTCCTCGGGAACCTCCGCTGCCGAGTCCGGGCTGCTCATGCTGCCCATGATGGTTGGCCTGATGGGCACCTCGATCTACTCCGGTATCCGCATTTCCAAGACCGGCAAGTACAAGATGTTCCCCATCCTGGGTGCGTCACTGACCATCGCGGCCATGCTGTGGCTGACCACCCTGACGGCAGCCACGCCCATCTGGGTAATCTGCGTACAGCTCTTCATCTTCGGTGCGGGCCTTGGCCTGATCATGCAGGTCATTGTCCTGGTGGTTCAGAACTCGGTGCCGGCTGACCAGATCGGTACCGCAACCAGTACCAATAACTACTTCCGTGAAGTGGGCGCTTCGTTGGGTGTTGCTGTTTTCGGAGCCATCTTCACCAACCGGCTGGCAGAGTCCCTGACCAGCGCTTTCACGGGCGCCGGTGCGTCCGCCGAACAGGCGTCCCAGTCCACCAGCACCCTTGATCCGCAGGCGTTGGCGCAGATGCCGGAGCAATTGCGGGATGCGATCGTCAATGCCTACGCGAACTCGCTGGCCCCGGTGTTCTGGTACCTCGTGCCGTTCATCGCCATCGCATTGATCCTGGCCATTACGCTCAAGCAGATCCCGCTCTCCGACACCGCCGGCATGGTGGCACGTGGTGAGGCTGTGGGCGGCGAGGAAGCTGTCCGACTCGAAGCGGAGCGGCTTGAAGCTGCGCGGATTGACGCTGACGGCCTGGAGACCGATCGACCCGAAGCTGACAGGCTTGCCGGCTCGGAGCGTTAG
- a CDS encoding lipid II:glycine glycyltransferase FemX translates to MEFFLQTPAWAAVQRSLGRRVHEQSGPGWSFLAIEEKNPAGKVLYAPYGPVAATVEAFDAATAALVALAKENGAVFVRMEPASAGFTASDAGPLLRARGLRPAPVNQQPELSWIVDLEGDFKDVLAEMKPTNRNLYRNIHKKGVTFRASQDPADISVLLHFLHLTAARNGFKPQSDEYLTQVAASLLPAGAGSLFIAELEGQPIAAAFAYDSADTRVYAHAALDDTHRKLSAGIPLLVTLMADAKEKGLKHVDLWGVAPEDQPDHKWAGFTAFKKSFGGREVSYPGTWDLPVNKLRYGAYQLARKVRDKLR, encoded by the coding sequence ATGGAGTTTTTCCTGCAGACCCCGGCGTGGGCCGCCGTCCAGCGTTCCTTGGGGCGCCGCGTCCATGAACAGTCCGGGCCCGGCTGGAGCTTCCTGGCCATTGAGGAAAAGAACCCGGCCGGCAAGGTGCTCTACGCACCTTACGGTCCGGTAGCGGCTACCGTGGAGGCGTTCGACGCCGCCACCGCGGCGTTGGTGGCTCTTGCCAAGGAGAATGGTGCGGTCTTCGTCCGCATGGAGCCCGCCTCCGCGGGTTTCACAGCGTCCGACGCCGGTCCCCTCCTCCGCGCCCGCGGCCTCCGCCCGGCGCCGGTCAACCAGCAGCCGGAGCTGAGCTGGATTGTGGATCTTGAGGGCGACTTCAAGGACGTGTTGGCCGAAATGAAGCCCACCAACCGGAACCTGTACAGGAACATCCACAAAAAGGGCGTCACGTTCCGGGCTTCGCAGGACCCCGCCGACATTTCAGTGCTCCTGCATTTCCTGCACCTGACAGCTGCCCGCAACGGGTTCAAGCCACAGAGCGACGAATACCTCACACAGGTGGCGGCGTCCCTGCTGCCTGCGGGCGCAGGATCGCTGTTTATCGCCGAGCTGGAGGGCCAGCCCATTGCTGCGGCCTTCGCTTACGACTCAGCGGACACCCGCGTGTACGCCCACGCCGCTTTGGATGACACCCACCGCAAGCTCAGTGCGGGGATCCCCTTGTTGGTCACGTTGATGGCCGATGCCAAGGAGAAGGGCCTCAAGCACGTGGACTTGTGGGGCGTGGCACCTGAGGACCAGCCGGACCACAAGTGGGCAGGCTTCACGGCGTTCAAAAAGTCGTTCGGCGGCCGCGAGGTCTCCTACCCGGGCACCTGGGACCTCCCGGTGAACAAACTCCGCTACGGCGCCTACCAACTGGCGAGAAAAGTCCGCGACAAGCTCCGCTAG
- a CDS encoding DUF4245 domain-containing protein, with product MSETQDKPAAGDQQDASGATPTSAPDAPFKPVIAAKAAKRANASVIGMVIALAVCVLAFLPIVLMNPAPKGEDFRPQIDVASIAKNATGVAGFTPVTPDTGDTFKPNYARWESGTGSGVPTWEVGFLTPKEAFIGLTQTNQANPTWVLQQTGNLPVTGTRNAGGQEWELRDSGKEQRSMVLNYRGTTIILTGTAGVEEFATLAAAVVKSADQGASASPAATPAS from the coding sequence GTGAGTGAAACGCAGGACAAGCCCGCTGCCGGCGACCAACAGGACGCCTCCGGAGCTACCCCCACCAGTGCACCCGATGCCCCCTTCAAGCCCGTCATTGCTGCGAAAGCGGCGAAGCGGGCCAATGCCTCGGTGATCGGCATGGTCATTGCGCTGGCGGTGTGTGTCCTGGCCTTCCTCCCTATTGTGCTGATGAATCCGGCGCCCAAGGGCGAAGACTTCCGTCCGCAGATCGACGTCGCTTCAATTGCCAAGAACGCCACAGGTGTGGCGGGATTCACACCGGTCACGCCGGATACGGGCGACACATTCAAACCCAACTATGCCCGGTGGGAATCCGGCACCGGGAGCGGGGTACCCACGTGGGAAGTGGGATTCCTGACCCCCAAAGAGGCTTTCATCGGGCTGACGCAAACCAACCAGGCCAACCCCACGTGGGTCCTCCAGCAGACCGGAAATCTTCCTGTCACGGGAACCCGCAATGCCGGAGGCCAGGAATGGGAACTGCGTGATTCCGGCAAAGAGCAGCGGAGCATGGTGCTGAACTACCGCGGAACCACCATCATCCTGACGGGCACGGCTGGCGTGGAGGAGTTCGCAACCCTCGCCGCCGCCGTCGTGAAGTCCGCAGACCAGGGCGCCTCCGCGTCTCCGGCAGCGACGCCCGCAAGCTGA
- a CDS encoding PhoH family protein has product MAISEQLPAMVSDGESAATSRTKGVTRHERTDTSATGRSYVIDTSVLLSDPHALLRFAEHEVIVPIVVISELEGKRHDPELGYFARKALRLLDDLRIEHGGLDHSIPLGTEGGRLRVEMNHISPDVLPAGFRGGDNDSRILAVAKNLSNEGNDVTVVSKDLPMRVKASAMGLQADEYRNELVKDSGWTGLAEVEASDEEITTLYGHEPVFIPSAAEMPVNTGLVLLSNRGSALGRVGSDKQVRLVKGDRDVFGLHGRSAEQRLAIDMLMDPAVGIVSIGGRAGTGKSALALCAGLEAVLERREHRKVVVFRPLYAVGGQELGYLPGSESEKMNPWAQAVFDTLGALVSQEVVEEVMDRGMLEVLPLTHIRGRSLHDAFVIVDEAQSLEKNVLLTVMSRIGQNSKIVLTHDVAQRDNLRVGRHDGIAAVVETLKGHPLFGHITLTRSERSPIAALVTELLEGAEI; this is encoded by the coding sequence GTGGCTATTTCTGAGCAACTGCCCGCAATGGTTTCCGACGGGGAAAGTGCAGCTACCTCTCGCACCAAAGGGGTCACCCGCCACGAGCGGACCGATACATCCGCCACTGGCCGCAGCTACGTGATCGATACGTCTGTTCTACTCTCCGACCCCCACGCCTTGTTGCGGTTTGCCGAGCACGAGGTGATTGTCCCCATCGTGGTCATCAGCGAACTTGAAGGCAAGCGCCATGATCCCGAGCTGGGCTACTTCGCACGAAAGGCCCTGAGGCTCCTGGATGACCTCAGGATCGAACACGGAGGCCTGGACCACTCCATTCCCCTTGGGACCGAAGGAGGGAGGCTCAGGGTGGAAATGAACCACATTTCCCCGGACGTCCTGCCTGCCGGGTTCCGTGGCGGGGACAATGACAGCCGCATCCTGGCTGTCGCCAAGAATCTTTCCAATGAGGGCAACGACGTCACGGTGGTTTCCAAGGACCTCCCCATGCGGGTCAAAGCCTCTGCCATGGGCCTGCAGGCTGACGAGTACCGCAATGAACTCGTCAAGGACTCTGGCTGGACCGGCCTGGCTGAGGTGGAGGCCAGCGACGAGGAAATCACCACGCTGTACGGGCACGAGCCTGTGTTCATCCCGTCGGCAGCGGAAATGCCGGTCAATACAGGCTTGGTGCTGCTTTCCAACCGGGGCTCCGCGTTGGGCCGCGTCGGCTCGGATAAGCAGGTCCGTTTGGTCAAGGGAGACCGGGACGTCTTTGGCCTCCACGGTCGGTCCGCCGAACAACGGCTGGCCATCGACATGCTCATGGACCCTGCGGTGGGCATTGTGTCCATCGGAGGCCGGGCCGGCACCGGCAAGTCCGCGCTGGCCCTGTGCGCCGGTCTGGAAGCAGTCCTGGAACGCCGTGAGCACCGCAAAGTTGTGGTGTTCCGGCCGCTCTACGCAGTGGGCGGCCAGGAGCTCGGTTACTTGCCGGGATCCGAATCCGAAAAAATGAACCCGTGGGCACAGGCCGTGTTCGACACCCTGGGAGCGCTGGTGAGCCAGGAAGTCGTGGAGGAAGTCATGGACCGGGGAATGCTGGAAGTCCTCCCGCTCACCCACATCCGCGGACGATCGCTCCATGATGCTTTCGTGATCGTGGACGAAGCCCAGTCCTTGGAAAAGAACGTGCTCCTGACGGTCATGAGCCGCATCGGACAGAACTCCAAGATTGTCCTTACCCACGATGTCGCCCAGCGCGACAACCTCCGCGTTGGCCGGCACGACGGTATTGCGGCCGTGGTGGAGACACTCAAAGGTCACCCGTTGTTTGGGCACATCACCCTGACCCGTTCAGAGCGTTCTCCCATTGCGGCCCTGGTGACCGAGTTGCTGGAGGGCGCCGAGATCTAG
- a CDS encoding NUDIX hydrolase, translated as MGAPEFVLRLREKIGSDPLWLPAVRGVVFDDDGRVLLGQRADNGHWALITGMLEPGEHPAPGLVREIFEETGVVAETERIIGVGVVGPVTFPNGDVCDFLDITFRCRYVSGEARVNDDESLDVGWFALDELPDMSQGHVEAIRLATEPEGPVAYQTED; from the coding sequence ATGGGTGCACCGGAATTTGTGCTCAGGCTTCGGGAAAAGATCGGCAGCGATCCCTTGTGGCTTCCGGCGGTGCGCGGAGTGGTCTTCGACGACGACGGCCGGGTGCTGCTGGGCCAGCGGGCGGACAACGGGCACTGGGCCCTCATCACGGGCATGCTGGAGCCGGGGGAGCATCCTGCCCCCGGGCTTGTGCGCGAGATCTTCGAGGAAACAGGGGTGGTGGCCGAAACGGAGCGGATTATCGGCGTCGGCGTTGTTGGCCCGGTGACGTTCCCCAACGGTGATGTGTGCGACTTCCTGGACATCACCTTCAGGTGCAGGTACGTGTCCGGAGAAGCGCGGGTGAATGACGACGAATCCCTGGACGTCGGCTGGTTCGCGTTGGATGAGCTTCCCGACATGAGCCAAGGCCATGTGGAAGCCATCAGGCTCGCCACGGAGCCCGAAGGCCCCGTGGCGTACCAAACGGAGGATTAG
- the glpX gene encoding class II fructose-bisphosphatase: MTQQYSTISPSLAVGIDEPDRNLALELVRVTEAAAIAGGHWVGFGDKNKADGAAVDAMRSFLHTVHFNGVVVIGEGEKDEAPMLFNGEQVGDGTGPECDVAVDPIDGTRLTALGINNALAVLAVAERGSMFDPSAVFYMEKLVTGPEAADMVDLRLPVKQNLHLIAKAKGVKVNQLNVMILDRDRHRPLVEEIREAGARTKFIMDGDVAGAIAAARSGTGVDALMGIGGTPEGIVAACAIKSLGGVIQGRLWPTSDEEKQKAIDAGHDLDRVLSTNDLVTSDNCYFAATGITDGDLLHGVRYQKDRVLTQSIVMRSKSGTVRFVDAEHHASKWETYARKA; encoded by the coding sequence ATGACCCAGCAGTATTCCACGATTTCGCCGTCCCTTGCAGTCGGCATCGACGAACCCGACCGGAACCTGGCGCTTGAACTCGTCCGCGTTACCGAGGCCGCAGCAATTGCCGGTGGCCACTGGGTAGGGTTCGGCGACAAGAACAAGGCAGACGGCGCAGCAGTCGATGCCATGCGTTCGTTCCTTCACACCGTCCACTTCAATGGCGTCGTGGTCATCGGTGAAGGCGAAAAAGACGAAGCCCCCATGCTGTTCAACGGCGAACAGGTTGGCGACGGCACCGGTCCCGAGTGCGATGTTGCCGTGGATCCGATCGATGGAACGCGCCTCACGGCACTGGGCATCAACAACGCCCTCGCTGTCCTGGCAGTGGCCGAGCGCGGCTCCATGTTCGACCCCTCCGCCGTGTTCTACATGGAGAAGCTGGTCACCGGCCCGGAAGCCGCCGACATGGTTGACCTCCGCCTGCCCGTCAAGCAGAACCTGCACCTGATCGCCAAAGCCAAGGGTGTCAAGGTCAACCAGCTCAACGTCATGATCCTGGACCGTGACCGCCACCGTCCGCTCGTGGAGGAAATCCGCGAAGCCGGTGCGCGCACCAAGTTCATCATGGACGGCGACGTCGCCGGTGCCATCGCTGCAGCCCGTTCCGGGACCGGTGTGGACGCCCTCATGGGTATCGGCGGAACGCCGGAAGGCATCGTCGCCGCCTGTGCCATCAAGTCGCTGGGCGGCGTCATCCAGGGCCGTCTGTGGCCGACGTCGGACGAAGAGAAGCAGAAGGCCATCGACGCCGGACACGACCTCGACCGCGTCCTGTCCACCAACGACCTCGTCACCTCCGACAACTGCTACTTCGCCGCAACCGGCATCACCGACGGTGACCTCCTGCACGGCGTGCGCTACCAGAAGGACCGCGTCCTGACGCAGTCCATCGTGATGCGTTCCAAGTCCGGGACCGTGCGCTTCGTGGATGCCGAACACCACGCGTCCAAGTGGGAGACCTACGCCCGCAAGGCATAA